The following proteins come from a genomic window of Terribacillus aidingensis:
- the rhaB gene encoding rhamnulokinase, which translates to MHIAVDIGASSGRLVSAELKDGKLVIQEIHRFANGYQKQGDHLCWDIDHLEEQILRGLEIAKQQGIATCTLGIDTWAVDYVLLGENGERLRDVIAYRDSRTDGVMEQVWEEVSKNEIYRKTGIQFQPFNTIYQLFTESEELIQKTETILLVPDYLNYRLTGKKVMEATNASTMQLLQPLTKDYNTDLLALTGFHSEQFAPLIEAGTIIGDLSATLKEQYDLPVCTVIAIGSHDTASAIAGVPASGERWAYLSSGTWSLIGTERKQPILEDRSLEKNFTNEWGINNTYRYLKNIIGMWVIQEIRRVYPVDYNFGEMVEEAKQTNLKQIASVNLNDARFLKPDNMIEEIQDYCRETDQFVPVSIGELSLTVFHNLAIAYSEALKELEALTGESIQTLHIVGGGSQNNVLNQLTADYSGLQVVAGPTEATALGNLIVQMIAAGELDSLDAGRQLIRESFPVETFLPDGRDVTGEKRRTIHDSKS; encoded by the coding sequence ATGCATATTGCGGTTGATATCGGTGCGTCAAGCGGGCGGCTGGTCTCTGCTGAACTAAAAGACGGAAAGCTCGTCATCCAAGAGATCCACCGTTTTGCGAATGGCTATCAGAAACAAGGAGACCACCTCTGCTGGGATATTGATCATCTGGAAGAACAGATTTTAAGAGGGTTGGAAATAGCAAAGCAGCAAGGTATCGCCACATGTACGCTCGGAATTGATACATGGGCAGTGGACTACGTGTTGCTAGGGGAGAATGGTGAGCGATTGCGTGATGTGATCGCTTACCGGGATTCCCGGACAGATGGTGTGATGGAACAGGTGTGGGAAGAGGTATCAAAAAATGAAATCTACCGAAAAACAGGCATCCAGTTTCAGCCCTTCAACACAATATATCAGCTCTTCACAGAAAGTGAAGAGCTGATTCAAAAAACAGAAACGATTTTGCTTGTTCCGGATTATCTGAACTACAGACTTACCGGGAAAAAAGTGATGGAAGCGACCAATGCTTCTACAATGCAGCTGTTACAGCCGCTTACGAAGGATTACAATACAGATTTGCTTGCTTTAACAGGTTTCCACTCTGAACAGTTTGCTCCTCTCATTGAAGCCGGCACAATTATCGGTGATCTCAGCGCCACTCTAAAAGAACAATATGACCTTCCTGTTTGTACTGTTATTGCTATAGGGTCGCATGATACAGCCTCTGCAATCGCCGGGGTGCCTGCTAGTGGGGAACGATGGGCATATCTTAGCAGCGGCACCTGGTCACTGATTGGGACTGAGCGAAAACAGCCGATCCTGGAGGACAGGAGTTTAGAGAAGAATTTTACGAATGAATGGGGCATTAACAACACGTATCGGTACTTGAAAAATATCATCGGCATGTGGGTGATACAGGAAATCAGAAGAGTATATCCGGTTGATTATAATTTTGGTGAGATGGTTGAGGAAGCAAAGCAGACTAACCTGAAACAGATAGCTTCAGTCAACTTGAATGATGCAAGATTTCTAAAGCCAGACAACATGATTGAGGAAATCCAGGACTATTGCCGAGAAACGGATCAATTTGTACCTGTAAGTATCGGAGAGCTCAGCCTGACAGTGTTCCATAATCTGGCTATTGCTTACAGCGAAGCTTTGAAGGAGTTGGAAGCTCTGACAGGAGAAAGCATTCAAACTCTGCACATAGTCGGCGGAGGGTCACAGAATAATGTGCTGAATCAGCTGACAGCAGATTACAGCGGATTACAAGTAGTTGCTGGTCCTACAGAAGCGACAGCTCTTGGGAATTTGATTGTACAGATGATAGCCGCAGGTGAGCTGGATTCTTTGGATGCTGGCCGACAGCTTATCCGTGAATCCTTTCCAGTCGAGACTTTCTTGCCAGACGGTCGTGATGTAACCGGGGAAAAAAGGAGGACAATACATGATTCGAAAAGCTAG
- the rhaA gene encoding L-rhamnose isomerase, which translates to MTVIKAYELAKSMYEALGVDVEAALNKLKTVPISIHCWQGDDIGGFEVQQNELSGGIDVTGNYPGKATTPEELRADLEMALRLIPGKHRINLHAIYAETNGQHVERNEIKPEHFRNWVEWAKQHDLGLDFNPTIFSHEKAADGLTLAHPAEEIRQFWIEHCIASRRIGEYFGKELGSASLTNIWIPDGYKDVPSDRLTPRERLKRSLDQIFAVEIDEKYNIDAVESKLFGIGSESYVVGSHEFYMGYALTRGKHLLMDTGHYHPTEMVSNKLSGTLPFTDKIALHVSRPVRWDSDHVVTFDDELKEIAHELVRNNTLDTIRIGLDFFDASINRVAAWVIGTRNMQKALLYALLTPHAELKEYQEKGQFTERLMLMEELKSYPFGAVWDYFCQEMQVPRGTAWLQHVQEYERNEMAQR; encoded by the coding sequence ATGACAGTAATTAAAGCGTATGAACTGGCAAAATCGATGTACGAGGCATTAGGTGTCGACGTAGAAGCTGCATTGAACAAATTGAAAACGGTACCAATCAGTATCCATTGCTGGCAGGGAGATGATATCGGCGGGTTCGAAGTGCAGCAGAATGAGCTGTCAGGCGGAATCGATGTGACAGGTAATTATCCTGGAAAAGCTACAACGCCGGAAGAACTGCGCGCAGACCTTGAAATGGCATTACGTCTCATTCCAGGCAAGCATCGTATCAATTTGCACGCAATTTACGCGGAAACAAACGGTCAGCACGTGGAGCGTAATGAAATTAAGCCGGAACATTTCCGGAACTGGGTAGAGTGGGCAAAGCAGCATGATTTAGGACTGGATTTCAATCCGACGATCTTTTCCCATGAAAAAGCGGCCGATGGTCTAACCCTAGCCCATCCGGCTGAAGAAATCCGCCAATTTTGGATAGAGCACTGCATCGCATCACGCCGTATCGGGGAGTATTTCGGAAAAGAGCTTGGTTCAGCCAGCCTTACGAATATCTGGATCCCAGATGGCTATAAGGACGTACCAAGTGATCGGCTAACACCAAGAGAACGCCTGAAGCGCTCACTCGATCAGATTTTTGCTGTCGAAATTGATGAAAAATACAATATCGATGCTGTAGAAAGCAAGCTGTTCGGCATCGGCTCGGAGTCCTATGTTGTCGGCTCTCATGAATTTTACATGGGTTACGCTTTGACTCGCGGCAAACATTTGCTGATGGATACTGGGCATTATCATCCGACGGAAATGGTTTCGAACAAGCTCAGCGGTACGCTTCCATTTACAGATAAAATTGCTTTGCATGTATCACGTCCGGTACGCTGGGACAGCGACCATGTAGTGACGTTTGATGACGAGCTGAAGGAGATTGCCCATGAGCTGGTTCGCAATAACACGCTGGATACAATACGGATCGGGCTTGATTTCTTTGACGCCAGTATCAATCGTGTTGCTGCTTGGGTAATTGGTACCCGCAATATGCAGAAAGCTCTTCTTTATGCATTGCTTACACCGCATGCAGAGCTGAAAGAATATCAAGAGAAGGGACAATTCACAGAAAGACTTATGCTGATGGAAGAGCTGAAAAGTTATCCATTTGGCGCAGTATGGGATTATTTCTGCCAGGAAATGCAAGTACCGCGCGGGACGGCTTGGCTGCAGCATGTCCAGGAGTACGAAAGAAACGAAATGGCTCAGCGGTAA
- a CDS encoding bifunctional aldolase/short-chain dehydrogenase yields MVQNKWNESNANQVEGLDELVYRSNLIGSDRSVCNWGGGNTSMKTTIEDFRGRPIEVMYVKGSGSDLASMGAHNFTGLRMEDIRPLIERDSMSDEEMVAYLSQCMIDASHPRASIETLLHAFLPFKHVDHTHPDSIISLCCADNGEEIAKEIFGGRFVWVPYIRPGFTLSKMIAEAVAANPQAELVLMEKHGLVVWGETAKESYDRTIAVINEAESYIRQKQSETKAFGGEKVAALDKQKRQQLITKVMPVIRGAVSGEKKMILSFDDSEDVLEFVNSEQAQQLSQIGAACPDHLVHTKRTPLYIAFDPSAEDAETLLRKVEEGIQNFAKEYQDYFNRLASEGDVMFEAVPRVVLIPGVGMVTTGKDKKAADISAALYHRAIAVMKGATALGDFVSLSEAESFAVEYWPLELYKLSLAPPEARFSRSVVLVTGGAGGIGSATLRVFLEGGAHAVVTDINLEGAEKVAQELNETYGAGRAIAVKMDVTDETAITEAFEKAVRQFGGVDHIVNNAGLATSSPFDETTLKEWQLNMDVLGTGYFLVAREAFRLMKQQGIGGSMVFVGSKNSVYAGKNAAAYSAVKAMEMHLARCIAAEGGSYGIRVNGVLPDAVLQGSAIWGSKWREERAAAYNISPDELEEHYRKRTTLGVNIYPSDIAESIAFFASDAAQKTTGCMITVDGGVPAAFTR; encoded by the coding sequence TTGGTACAGAATAAATGGAATGAATCTAATGCAAATCAGGTCGAAGGGCTCGATGAACTCGTATATAGATCGAATTTAATTGGAAGTGATCGTTCTGTCTGTAACTGGGGTGGCGGAAATACATCCATGAAAACTACGATCGAGGACTTCCGCGGACGTCCGATAGAAGTTATGTATGTGAAAGGAAGCGGTTCTGATTTAGCATCCATGGGCGCGCATAATTTCACCGGTTTGCGGATGGAGGATATTCGCCCATTGATTGAAAGGGATTCGATGTCTGATGAAGAAATGGTTGCTTATTTAAGTCAATGCATGATTGATGCTAGTCATCCGCGTGCTTCTATTGAAACACTGCTGCATGCGTTCCTGCCATTCAAGCATGTTGACCATACACATCCTGACAGCATCATCAGTCTATGCTGTGCAGATAATGGAGAGGAAATCGCGAAAGAAATATTCGGTGGGCGATTCGTCTGGGTTCCTTATATCCGGCCAGGATTCACTTTGTCTAAAATGATTGCAGAAGCAGTTGCAGCAAACCCGCAGGCAGAACTTGTTCTGATGGAAAAGCATGGCTTGGTCGTTTGGGGAGAGACAGCGAAAGAGAGTTATGATCGGACGATTGCTGTCATTAATGAAGCAGAAAGCTATATTCGACAAAAGCAATCGGAAACAAAAGCTTTTGGCGGAGAGAAGGTTGCCGCTTTGGATAAACAAAAACGACAACAGCTTATTACGAAAGTGATGCCAGTCATCAGAGGTGCAGTGAGCGGAGAAAAGAAAATGATTCTAAGCTTCGACGATAGCGAAGATGTGCTCGAATTCGTGAACAGCGAACAAGCACAGCAGCTGAGTCAGATAGGAGCGGCGTGTCCGGATCATCTTGTACATACAAAGCGTACGCCTTTGTACATTGCATTCGATCCATCTGCTGAGGATGCTGAGACATTGCTTCGAAAAGTAGAAGAAGGCATCCAAAACTTCGCGAAAGAATACCAGGATTATTTCAATCGCCTCGCTTCTGAGGGAGATGTGATGTTCGAAGCTGTACCTAGAGTTGTGCTCATTCCGGGTGTAGGGATGGTGACGACAGGCAAGGACAAGAAAGCTGCTGATATCAGTGCTGCTTTGTATCATCGTGCAATTGCAGTGATGAAAGGAGCAACAGCACTCGGTGACTTTGTTTCCTTGTCTGAAGCAGAATCGTTTGCTGTGGAGTACTGGCCATTGGAGCTGTATAAGCTGTCCTTGGCACCACCTGAAGCAAGGTTCAGCCGCTCAGTCGTTCTCGTCACAGGCGGTGCCGGCGGTATCGGCAGTGCAACATTGCGCGTCTTCCTGGAGGGTGGTGCTCATGCGGTTGTGACCGATATCAATCTTGAAGGTGCAGAAAAGGTCGCTCAAGAGCTAAATGAAACATATGGAGCGGGACGTGCAATAGCGGTCAAAATGGATGTAACCGATGAAACTGCTATCACTGAAGCGTTCGAGAAAGCGGTTCGACAATTTGGCGGAGTAGATCACATCGTCAATAATGCAGGTCTTGCTACAAGCAGCCCATTCGATGAAACGACATTAAAAGAATGGCAGCTTAATATGGATGTATTAGGTACAGGATATTTCCTCGTTGCCCGTGAAGCCTTCCGATTGATGAAACAGCAAGGTATTGGCGGAAGTATGGTATTTGTCGGATCGAAAAACTCTGTTTATGCCGGCAAGAATGCAGCGGCTTACAGTGCAGTGAAAGCAATGGAAATGCATTTGGCTAGATGTATTGCTGCAGAAGGCGGCAGCTATGGGATTCGGGTAAACGGTGTCCTTCCTGATGCTGTGCTGCAGGGGTCTGCGATCTGGGGTTCTAAATGGCGTGAGGAACGGGCAGCTGCTTATAATATTTCACCAGATGAATTGGAAGAGCATTATCGTAAACGGACGACACTTGGTGTGAATATTTATCCAAGTGATATCGCGGAATCCATTGCTTTCTTCGCCTCAGATGCAGCGCAAAAAACAACTGGCTGCATGATAACAGTGGACGGCGGCGTACCGGCTGCCTTCACTAGATAG
- the spo0A gene encoding sporulation transcription factor Spo0A — protein MDKIKAVLVDDNRELVQLMEEYFEDQSDIEVIGTAYNGKDCLDMLEDIQPDVVVLDIIMPHVDGLAVLRTLRERTSAPMPHVIMLTAFGQEEVTKKAVDLGAAYFILKPFDLENLAAQIRQVSGHGGSYDSSPIRVTKEKKRDKKPNLEASITNIIHEIGVPAHIKGYMYLREAITMVYNDIDLLGSITKVLYPDIAKTYNTTASRVERAIRHAIEVAWNRGNMDSISSLFGYTVSISKAKPTNSEFIAMVADRLRLEHRAS, from the coding sequence ATGGATAAGATAAAAGCAGTTTTGGTCGATGACAATCGAGAACTTGTGCAGCTTATGGAGGAATACTTTGAAGACCAATCCGATATAGAGGTAATTGGAACAGCTTATAATGGAAAAGATTGTTTAGATATGCTGGAAGATATCCAGCCTGATGTCGTCGTACTCGACATCATCATGCCGCATGTCGATGGACTGGCTGTTCTTCGTACATTGAGGGAAAGAACATCCGCGCCGATGCCGCATGTGATCATGTTAACGGCTTTCGGTCAAGAAGAAGTGACAAAGAAGGCTGTGGATCTCGGTGCTGCTTATTTCATCCTTAAGCCCTTCGATCTTGAGAACCTGGCAGCACAGATCCGTCAGGTAAGCGGACATGGCGGAAGTTATGATTCAAGTCCGATTCGTGTCACAAAAGAGAAAAAACGTGATAAAAAACCGAATTTGGAAGCAAGCATTACCAATATCATCCATGAAATCGGTGTGCCGGCACACATCAAGGGTTATATGTACCTGCGTGAAGCAATCACAATGGTCTATAATGATATTGACTTGCTCGGTTCGATTACGAAGGTTCTTTATCCGGACATTGCCAAAACATATAATACAACAGCTTCCCGAGTGGAAAGAGCAATCCGCCATGCTATCGAAGTAGCCTGGAACCGCGGAAACATGGATTCCATCTCCTCCCTGTTCGGATACACTGTCAGCATCTCAAAAGCGAAGCCGACGAATTCTGAATTCATAGCAATGGTAGCAGATCGACTGCGGCTTGAGCATCGTGCCAGTTGA
- a CDS encoding MFS transporter: MSNYLEAGSIVAGAGGLTLWMEYLNLNDAKLGLLGALSANGFGSAIGAFLGGILVDKFGRKFIYKYDLLVYMLGILMITFSFNFPMLLVGYVVTGIAVGAAIPAAWTYIAEEAPKGERAARVGWGQFAWSIGPAITLFLSVLLAPLGLLGSRIIFAQLFVVALITWIMQQQINESTIWTEEKEKSRKETGKQDVSWKQLFTVKANLKAIVLLVGIYVFWNLVAGVMGYFMPYIYETVGGLSASQANLLQGFLWTLTVAATYFVFIKLGDRVNRKLLYGIGAGMGIAAWLVLTFGGMGMFELFTFVVLWGIAAGFGAQAFYGLWAGELFHTRYRAKAQGFIFALARIAVGLISLVVPLMISSLGFQAAGLIMIGFLVIAAVVGLIMAPETRGKSLEEIQEERYGSVEERRRHARN; this comes from the coding sequence ATGTCCAACTATTTGGAGGCTGGTTCAATTGTTGCTGGAGCTGGTGGTTTGACTTTATGGATGGAGTACCTGAATTTGAATGATGCAAAGCTGGGTCTGCTAGGTGCATTGAGTGCCAATGGCTTTGGATCGGCGATTGGGGCTTTTCTTGGCGGTATCTTAGTGGACAAGTTCGGCAGGAAGTTTATTTATAAGTATGATTTGCTTGTGTACATGCTGGGGATTTTGATGATTACTTTTTCATTTAATTTCCCGATGCTGCTTGTAGGTTATGTTGTGACAGGAATCGCTGTCGGAGCGGCAATTCCAGCTGCTTGGACATACATAGCGGAAGAAGCTCCCAAGGGAGAGAGGGCGGCTCGTGTCGGCTGGGGACAATTTGCTTGGTCAATTGGTCCTGCGATTACGCTGTTTCTGTCAGTTTTGCTGGCGCCTTTAGGTTTGCTTGGCAGCAGAATCATCTTTGCACAGCTCTTTGTCGTGGCTCTCATAACATGGATCATGCAGCAGCAGATCAATGAGTCGACAATCTGGACGGAAGAAAAAGAAAAGAGTCGCAAAGAAACAGGTAAGCAGGATGTTTCGTGGAAGCAATTGTTTACCGTTAAAGCAAATCTAAAAGCGATTGTACTGCTTGTTGGTATTTATGTTTTCTGGAATCTTGTTGCGGGGGTCATGGGCTATTTCATGCCTTATATTTACGAAACAGTCGGCGGCTTATCTGCATCACAGGCCAACTTATTGCAAGGCTTCCTTTGGACGTTAACTGTGGCAGCGACTTATTTCGTCTTCATCAAGCTCGGTGACCGGGTAAATCGTAAGCTTCTTTATGGAATCGGAGCGGGTATGGGCATCGCTGCTTGGCTGGTTCTTACGTTTGGCGGTATGGGCATGTTTGAGCTGTTCACATTTGTCGTTCTTTGGGGGATTGCAGCTGGATTCGGGGCACAGGCATTTTATGGCCTTTGGGCTGGAGAGCTGTTCCATACACGTTACCGGGCAAAGGCACAAGGTTTCATCTTTGCACTGGCACGGATAGCGGTTGGATTGATTTCTCTTGTTGTTCCTTTAATGATTAGTTCTCTTGGATTCCAGGCAGCTGGTTTGATTATGATTGGATTCCTAGTTATCGCAGCCGTCGTTGGTTTAATCATGGCACCAGAAACAAGAGGAAAATCATTGGAGGAAATTCAGGAAGAGCGGTATGGAAGCGTAGAAGAGAGACGGCGTCATGCGAGAAATTAG
- the spoIVB gene encoding SpoIVB peptidase produces the protein MKNKVAALRIAIGLCLLALVLAAPLTKPVQSFLSIPKTMTLFSNNDPSDALPAFGDGKAIEAIDQDAFKGQSTGKQDLVYTVGSIPVKKVSVDVLSDIRIVPGGHSVGVKLHTLGVLVVGHHQVRTAEASVSPGEDAAIYTGDILLKIDEKEIHRMEEVAPLIEKAGKEGKPVSIEVKRGSQVLTTELNPALDDKDKQYRMGLYIRDSAAGIGTMTFYDPASKNYGALGHVISDMDTQKPIEIHDGTIVRSNVTSIQKGNNGKPGEKLAEFSMNRNYIGTITKNSPFGIFGKLESDMRQNEEEKALPIAFSEDVKKGPAVIRTVVDGEKIEEFDVEIVNSVPQDHPATKGMIIKVTDKRLLAKTGGIVQGMSGSPIIQDGKLIGAVTHVFVNDPTSGYGVHIEWMLQEAGIDIYKSNKKAS, from the coding sequence ATGAAGAATAAGGTAGCAGCACTGCGCATCGCCATTGGTCTTTGTCTGCTGGCTCTAGTATTAGCCGCACCATTGACAAAGCCAGTACAGTCCTTTTTGAGCATACCCAAAACAATGACTTTGTTTTCAAATAACGATCCTTCTGATGCTCTTCCAGCCTTTGGTGACGGTAAGGCTATAGAAGCCATTGATCAAGATGCCTTTAAGGGCCAGTCAACAGGCAAACAAGATCTCGTCTACACGGTAGGAAGTATACCTGTAAAAAAGGTATCTGTTGATGTATTGTCAGATATCCGCATTGTACCTGGAGGACATTCAGTAGGAGTCAAGCTTCATACATTAGGTGTTCTTGTAGTCGGTCACCACCAAGTAAGAACCGCCGAAGCAAGTGTATCTCCTGGAGAAGATGCGGCTATCTATACTGGGGATATTCTGTTGAAGATCGATGAGAAGGAAATCCACAGGATGGAAGAAGTTGCTCCGCTGATCGAAAAAGCTGGCAAAGAAGGTAAGCCTGTCAGCATTGAAGTGAAACGCGGCAGCCAAGTTTTGACTACTGAGCTTAATCCCGCGCTGGATGATAAAGACAAACAGTACCGAATGGGTCTCTATATCCGTGATTCAGCAGCCGGTATTGGTACGATGACCTTCTATGATCCTGCATCGAAGAACTATGGTGCATTAGGCCATGTCATATCGGATATGGATACACAAAAGCCTATTGAGATTCATGACGGTACAATCGTCAGATCTAATGTAACAAGCATTCAAAAAGGAAACAATGGCAAACCTGGGGAAAAACTCGCTGAATTCAGCATGAACCGCAATTATATCGGAACCATCACGAAGAATAGCCCTTTTGGTATTTTCGGCAAATTGGAAAGTGATATGCGTCAAAATGAAGAGGAAAAAGCACTTCCAATTGCTTTTAGCGAGGACGTAAAGAAAGGACCAGCAGTTATCCGAACTGTAGTCGATGGCGAGAAGATTGAAGAATTCGACGTGGAAATCGTCAATAGCGTACCACAGGATCATCCTGCAACAAAAGGTATGATCATCAAAGTTACAGACAAACGTCTGCTTGCTAAAACAGGTGGAATCGTGCAAGGAATGAGTGGAAGCCCGATCATTCAGGATGGTAAGCTTATTGGAGCAGTTACGCACGTATTCGTTAATGATCCGACGTCCGGTTATGGTGTCCATATTGAATGGATGCTGCAGGAAGCAGGCATCGACATTTACAAAAGTAATAAAAAAGCAAGCTGA
- the rhaM gene encoding L-rhamnose mutarotase, which produces MIRKASVMYVYRDKFDEYKERHDKLWPEMEQVLKEHGVSNYSIFLHEPTAMLFAYLEAESEEKHASIAQTEVCQRWWTYMRDIMQTNPDHSPVSETVNEVFHLD; this is translated from the coding sequence ATGATTCGAAAAGCTAGTGTGATGTATGTTTACCGGGATAAATTCGATGAATACAAAGAACGTCATGATAAGCTATGGCCAGAAATGGAGCAGGTTTTGAAGGAGCATGGTGTCAGCAACTACAGTATCTTCCTGCATGAACCAACTGCTATGTTATTCGCCTATTTGGAAGCAGAATCAGAAGAAAAGCATGCTAGCATAGCCCAAACAGAAGTGTGTCAGCGATGGTGGACATATATGCGGGATATCATGCAGACGAACCCTGATCATAGTCCGGTCAGTGAAACGGTGAACGAAGTATTTCATTTAGATTGA
- a CDS encoding DMT family transporter yields the protein MITALIGILIGTGLSFQTAVNSQLRKFVISPYLASMISFVIGALSLAVITLITGSPLGISWGFISQQPVWIWLGGVLGVIFLTVNILLFPKLGSVQTAIMPILGQIIMGMLIDNFGWFHSMKEPFDMYRIIGIALVIIGVFFAIAIQEFRSRGEKKKEKNLNLWIWRLVGIASGMLMSTQVAINGQLGIVLHSSIQAAFVSFFIGALTLIIVVALKERTFAGIKNPIKQKASWWVWLGGFLGAAYVLINIYLVGQVGTGQTVVLVLFGQIAGSLLIQRLGLMGSYKAQIDIIQIVGLLMILAGVIFVRMF from the coding sequence ATGATTACTGCATTAATAGGGATTCTAATTGGTACAGGATTGTCATTTCAAACAGCTGTGAATTCGCAATTGAGGAAGTTTGTTATTTCTCCGTATTTGGCTTCCATGATCTCATTCGTGATTGGGGCTCTATCTTTGGCCGTTATAACTTTGATAACAGGTTCACCGCTTGGAATATCATGGGGATTCATTTCCCAGCAGCCGGTTTGGATTTGGCTCGGCGGTGTGCTCGGAGTAATTTTTCTTACTGTCAACATTTTGCTTTTCCCTAAATTGGGCAGTGTACAAACAGCCATTATGCCTATCTTAGGACAAATTATTATGGGTATGCTGATCGATAATTTTGGATGGTTCCATTCTATGAAGGAACCATTTGATATGTATCGGATAATAGGTATAGCTTTAGTCATAATTGGTGTGTTTTTTGCTATTGCCATACAGGAGTTCAGATCAAGAGGGGAAAAGAAGAAAGAAAAAAATCTGAATCTGTGGATCTGGCGTCTAGTCGGAATAGCATCAGGAATGCTGATGTCAACTCAGGTAGCGATAAATGGGCAGCTTGGCATTGTTCTGCATTCCTCTATACAAGCTGCTTTTGTCTCCTTTTTCATTGGTGCACTTACTTTGATTATTGTAGTCGCCTTGAAAGAACGCACTTTTGCAGGGATAAAAAATCCAATAAAGCAAAAAGCCTCGTGGTGGGTCTGGCTAGGTGGATTTTTAGGAGCAGCATATGTATTAATTAACATTTACTTAGTAGGTCAAGTGGGGACAGGGCAGACTGTTGTTTTAGTTCTCTTTGGACAAATTGCTGGAAGTTTGCTGATTCAGCGATTGGGATTGATGGGTTCTTATAAAGCTCAGATTGATATCATACAGATAGTTGGTCTTCTTATGATCTTGGCTGGAGTAATCTTCGTAAGGATGTTCTAA